The following are encoded together in the Coregonus clupeaformis isolate EN_2021a chromosome 24, ASM2061545v1, whole genome shotgun sequence genome:
- the rpl10 gene encoding 60S ribosomal protein L10, protein MGRRPARCYRYCKNKPYPKSRFCRGVPDPKIRIFDLGRKKARVDEFPLCGHMVSDEYEQLSSEALEAARICANKYMVKTCGKDGFHIRVRLHPFHVIRINKMLSCAGADRLQTGMRGAFGKPLGTVARVRIGQVIMSVRTKASNKEHIIEALRRAKFKFPGRQKIHMSKKYGFTKFNAVDFDQMMAEKRVIPDGCGVKYIPSTGPLARWKKIHAT, encoded by the exons cTATCGCTACTGCAAGAACAAGCCCTACCCCAAGTCCCGCTTCTGTCGCGGTGTTCCTG ATCCTAAGATCAGGATCTTTGACCTGGGCAGGAAGAAGGCCAGGGTGGATGAGTTCCCTCTGTGTGGTCACATGGTCTCTGACGAGTACGAGCAGCTGTCCTCTGAAG ctctgGAGGCAGCCCGTATCTGTGCCAACAAATACATGGTGAAGACTTGTGGAAAGGACGGCTTCCACATCCGGGTCCGCCTGCACCCCTTCCATGTCATCCGTATCAACAAGATGTTGTCCTGCGCTGGGGCTGATAG GCTCCAGACGGGGATGCGTGGTGCGTTCGGTAAACCTCTGGGCACCGTGGCCCGTGTTAGAATCGGTCAGGTGATCATGTCTGTCCGCACCAAGGCCAGCAACAAGGAGCACATTATAGAGGCTCTCCGCAGAGCCAAGTTCAAGTTCCCCGGACGCCAGAAG atcCACATGTCTAAGAAGTATGGCTTCACTAAGTTCAACGCGGTGGACTTTGATCAAATGATGGCTGAGAAGCGTGTGATTCCTGATGGCTGTGGGGTGAAGTACATCCCCTCGACTGGCCCCCTGGCTCGCTGGAAGAAGATTCACGCCACCTAG